In the Micromonospora narathiwatensis genome, one interval contains:
- a CDS encoding NADH-quinone oxidoreductase subunit J, whose translation MTTQTVLAEAAKVSGGEAVTFWILAPLALLGAIGMVWARNAVHSALWLVLTMLCLGVFYVLQAGPFIGMVQIIVYTGAIMMLFLFVLMLVGRDSTDSLIETLRGQRVAAVVLGLGFAGLVGSGLYRAMEGVQAVGLDKANAEGNVEGIARLLFTKYVFAFELTSALLITAAVGAMVLAHVERRKEDRMDQVATMKARFRPGNYPGPKPGPGVFATSSSVATPARLPDGRLSDRSIPEILPVRELTAEETSLKGTER comes from the coding sequence ATGACCACGCAGACTGTGCTCGCCGAGGCGGCCAAGGTCTCCGGCGGCGAGGCGGTGACCTTCTGGATCCTCGCCCCGCTGGCGCTGCTCGGCGCGATCGGCATGGTGTGGGCGCGTAACGCGGTGCACTCGGCGCTCTGGCTGGTGCTGACCATGCTCTGCCTGGGCGTGTTCTACGTCCTGCAGGCCGGGCCGTTCATCGGCATGGTGCAGATCATCGTCTACACCGGCGCGATCATGATGCTCTTCCTGTTCGTGCTGATGCTGGTCGGCCGGGATTCCACGGACTCGCTGATCGAGACGCTGCGCGGCCAGCGGGTCGCCGCGGTGGTGCTCGGTCTGGGCTTCGCGGGCCTGGTCGGCAGCGGCCTCTACCGGGCCATGGAGGGCGTCCAGGCCGTCGGCCTGGACAAGGCGAACGCGGAGGGCAACGTGGAGGGCATCGCCCGGCTGCTCTTCACCAAGTACGTCTTCGCCTTCGAGCTGACCTCCGCGCTGCTGATCACGGCGGCCGTCGGCGCGATGGTGCTGGCGCACGTGGAGCGGCGTAAGGAGGACCGGATGGACCAGGTCGCCACGATGAAGGCCCGGTTCCGCCCCGGCAACTACCCCGGCCCGAAGCCCGGCCCGGGTGTCTTCGCCACGTCCTCCTCGGTGGCCACCCCGGCCCGCCTGCCCGACGGCCGGCTGTCCGACCGCAGCATTCCGGAGATCCTGCCGGTCCGGGAGCTGACGGCCGAGGAGACCTCTCTGAAGGGGACTGAGCGGTGA
- the nuoK gene encoding NADH-quinone oxidoreductase subunit NuoK, with protein MTPDYYLILAAVLFTIGAVGVLIRRNAIVLFMCVELMLNAANLTLVTFSRINGDLNGQIMAFFVMVVAAAEVVVGLAIIMSIFRTRRSASVDDANLLKY; from the coding sequence GTGACCCCGGACTACTACCTGATCCTCGCGGCGGTGCTGTTCACCATCGGCGCCGTCGGCGTGCTGATCCGGCGTAACGCGATCGTGCTGTTCATGTGCGTCGAGCTGATGCTCAACGCGGCCAACCTGACGCTGGTCACCTTCAGCCGGATCAACGGTGACCTGAACGGCCAGATCATGGCGTTCTTCGTGATGGTGGTGGCGGCGGCCGAGGTCGTGGTCGGGCTCGCGATCATCATGTCGATCTTCCGGACTCGGCGCTCGGCGAGCGTCGACGACGCCAACCTGCTGAAGTACTGA